The Branchiostoma lanceolatum isolate klBraLanc5 chromosome 3, klBraLanc5.hap2, whole genome shotgun sequence DNA segment CGACTAGGGCTTTCACCTACAGCCTCCAAAATGACGCCATAGCACCGAATGggccggccgggctgtttgattTGCTGGGACTAAAAAAGCGTGTATCAacataactgcaccaaaaatATAATGATCTTGGCAAATGTGTAAGAAGTTACATTGCACGGTGCAACATAAAAGCAAAGCATGATACATACCTTCGGATTTCACTGAAGCCCAACTAGTGGCAGCCTGACAGTTGAgcacctggttccaattagttgcaaGCTacgagaccccggttcaaatcctgggaatgGCATCTCGTGTAAGGTACCTTTACTGTAAACAACTCCCGACCTTGCTCACAGGTTCTGGTTAGAAGAGGCTGACTGTTTTGAACCCGGTTCAATCCGGTTAAAATCTGTTTTAAAAAAACGTGAACTTGTGGACTGTTTCTGGCTGGTACAGGTTGTGTGTAACCGGTTTAATCCGGTTAAAATCTGTAAACAACTTGTGACTTTGTAAAATAATATTTATGCAAGGATTAAACTTATTAAAATAATATTTATGCAATGTTAGCAGATGGGAAGAATTCAATGTGTGAAATGAACATTTATTTACCTTCTTTAGCGTTAATTTGTATATTTACCACAGGAGCCTGCTCGACATGAAACGTGGGAACTTGTGGTTGCAGTACTGGGGTCAACTGCAGGAAGCGCTGCTGTTGAGGCAGGACTGATGCTTCTGCTGATGATGAAGAGAAACTCAGACAAGACTGGCTATTCAAAACCTTGCGATGATGACGATGGCCTTTGAGTACAAGTGCATGAGCAACctacatgaaatatttagagcttttgaaaatgtgttgtttcatcttgtctcattgattatgcaaataatgctGTGATTAACACAATCTATTTCAAATCATGGCCGTTTCTACCAAAATCagatatatgtatgtgtgaaaGTATTTTCCGTTGGCAGAATTTCATGTTAACATTCCatcataaataatgcaaatgacttgcacatttacatgatttatgccTGTTGATGTCCACCTTTAACGTACCTTTAATTTACGTATCTCCCAAGTCGGAAATTCCAATCATTCCAAAAAAATAGATAAGGGTACTTTCGCACAAATCATGTAAAGTTGGCCATTATTTAGATAATTTGTATCCGTGATGTTCCACGTGCCATGAATTACATACATTGCATGTATtaaagtcctatcatgaaaaGCATTGGAATAATCgttggttatgcaaatgaatttgaATGAAGTCATAATTTCCAATGTGTGCTTcattgtctaagctacctacatgccCCAAATCATGGAAATCTATCGTTCTTTTCTTGACTTCTTCCTTggaaaattttcacaaaaacgcccctgcagctGCAGAACGAGCTCCTGTGGGTCACTCCTGTCGGGTACAGGAGCTATCTACCATCTATTAATCGTGACCAAGGCTTGTCCAGAGCAcgaattctgctgcagtaccaaaaccttcgccaggaggcccaaaatcgaccttgacctttgtcttcaaATTACCTAGTCacttatcaaatatcattacaatccatccagagacaCGTACGTTATGCTGaacacaaatatccggaaacacacacagacacacaggcacgcccaaaacaatacctccatctcTCATGGAGGTAACGACctactgcccctacggcctaaaAAGGTGTACATGGGACTAACTTTGCCTACCTTTTTACATGGTGTTGATTGTCTAAAGCTGGCAATTTGAATATTAAGATCGATGTTGTTTACTTTTAGATAAGCTGTGACGGTTGCTACAAGCTCATCATCTGAAGCATTGTGAGATGGGAAATTATAGTTATAATACATTTTAAGCTGACAGTGACCTGGCAAGGTGACATGGTAAATTTGAGTGTGCTGGTTCTGGCAGAGCTTGTCCGAGACTTGCTACGTCAGAAAATAAAAGCACTAGAGCGCAGCTTGGAGGTGTCAGTAAAAGTTGGGCTTTATTGTTTTATAGCTTATACAACCAGAAAAGCATTCACACTTAGCGTAATGCATATTCAACTGTCTCACTATTCAGATTTAGAATCCAATAGTAATACAAATGATAAAGGCAAATACATTTCTGATTGATAGTCATGATAATGGTAGTAATGATATAAACAATGGCGCGACAATACGTAAAGGAAAGTGTATTGCTGTACATGACCACACTTGCAACGAAGTGGACATGCAGATATTCCAGCCCAGCTTCCTATGCTCTGGCGATTTGGAATAATTATTTCTGAATCTAAAGCAAAGAGCGTTATgatttaagggttaatgacccgccccgaggtgtatatggtgtcataacgcctggccatgtgctataactaccgaataaaaccaccgagtgagcgaagcgaacaaggtggttttatgagatggttatagcacatggccaggcgttatgacaccatatacatcgaggaagaggcgggtcattaacgttattatcatatagcctatccaaactgacccatataagagtaaaaGATACCTGTATGACACATTGATCTCTTACTACTATACATGTCAATTCATCAGTCCAATTTGAGAAATGCAtgtgaaaatttacatttgtcatttctgtgcagagtattacagatttcattttgaaactaaaacttccaCAGAAAATCTTTCACAACATTACAATCTTTGCATACAAATCGTGTTTTCAAATCTACTCTACTATACTCTGtaggacacccagaagggaggattaatgatgataatcattcctcccttctaggtgtccttctgattggtcaatattatttaacacCACTTAGTCACTACCATAGctccctctgattggtcaaaatcaTTTAACACCACCCATGATTAATTTAACACCACTTATGGGACTTTTATGgcattatggcgtcataaccgaAGGAAAtagaggcttctgattggtcgacgccatctacctatgtgataatatatAATAAAGAAATgcttaaaatcaataatcaaATGCTGCATAACAAAACGTGAATCAACTTGAgatatcaacatttttgtacTCAATCAAGCttagtgttttattcacactgGCGTTTCGGTGACAGTCACCTTTTATCATGGCAGTTCTAACTGGTTCACTTTTGCACCTAGCAAGTGAATCTtttacatatgtatacataatTATTAGATAGTTAATGCAGTGTTCACAAAAGTATATTAAGTCCTGTGCATAAATGTTGCCAGGTAACACTAATAGGAACAATTATGATGAATCAATTATTAAATGTTGCATAACAAAACgtgaatcaatttttttttgattttttgaattttttttggcacacaACAAAGCGTACTGTTTTATTCACGCCGGCGTTTCGATAACTGTCACCTTCCTTAtggcagttctgactggttcacatttgCACTGCAGTTATCGGTGCCGCTGCTAACAGATGTGGTCCAAAAACTGAATCgtttacacacacactcacacacacacacacacacacacacacacacacacacacacacacacacacacacacacacacacacacacaccatgatGATGTAATTTCATAGGTCAGGCTCTCCCAGGCCCAACCAAAAACCATGGCGCTTGTGATGTCAAGTTCATCAAATGATCAAATGATTATGCCTATCATCCAATCTAACTTCAAATCTTCGTTAAGTCTTCCTACTATGTTTTTGCAAGCTAAGACTaattgacaaagatcaaagtccatttttttaCCCAAACTAGGTTATCAATGCTATGCGTTTAcgaacaagtatccagaaacacattgaaaaAGTATTTACTCGGGGGGTTATTGGTACTCGGTTACTCGGGGGGTTATCGGAAAATCAAATAATGCTCTTTGAtacaactgctgcctagtccgaATTCAATGTCGAGATGCCAATATAATTATGTAACCTTTCATCACAGAAACGCAGCGGGGGAACAAAATTTATGGAGTCTCAAATAAAGCTATCAGAGAACAGAATATGTACAATCTGGCAAtcagtatttcttttttaaaacgTTATGGGTCAATAATACCAGGCGGTTAGATATCGTCCTTTTCCGTACTGGTCTTGAGGTAAGACCACATATCACGGACTTGTTTGAATGCTGCCATTGTTGCGCTACTTtgtgatatgtatttttttaatgacaggTAGAAGCTTGTAACACACCCCATATGCTTTGTTGAAAGCTGTTTCGATATCCGGGTAGTTTGATGACGGGGTTTCTttcctctttctttttcttcaaacagTTCTTAACTGTGCATTTTACATCCTACAGTGTAACGTTATCATTCAATCGATGCCATGAGCACATTAGCGTATATCTCTAGATGGTTAACACccataaagaaaataaacatacatCGATACAAACATATATTTCTACGTTTTTAATCAGAAAAGACACTAAAACAAACGATTAGCCCTACCTGATCCGTAACATGATATTACAGATATTACGAATGTAAGATTTATCATGTATTTCTATAGTTTGTGGTTGACCGTACGAACGTGACTGTGCTTTTTGTTGCGTCAGTAAAGCTTCTGTTTTGCTGTTCGGTTCTGTGATATTCACCTAGGATGAGCCTTGCCACACGGTTATGGTGTATTCGGAGGTTGTTTGAACTACATCGCAAGGAACGTCGAAAGAAGAGTGAACAGCATTGCACTGTTGACTCGCCATTTTGATCGGAGTCAAGTCAGACACCAAGATATCTAAAACAATACACCACAGTGACTTCAGTGCAATTGTTTCCTTTTTAGAGTTTACGAAAGCACTCTATAGATGAAAATGACGCCATCTTTGTCGCGGTAGTACTTGGGAACGATGTCACGTGCCACTTGTTCCCATGATCCTTTGTCCTCCAAGGCCATCATGGCGGgctccagtttatccttgtaCGCCTCCACCGTGTACAGAAACTCCTCCCGCATTGCGATGCAGATGAGACCACCTGAAACACAAGTGCACGTGCATTGGtatgatacatatatatataattcttCCAAGGGTGTAAAAAAGGGACCTATTCATCTGAACTGCAGCCAGTATGTACCCatatgagtaatgaggctgttgtactGCCTTATagcgtgctcgaggcacctcctcgtaTAATGTGAATACTAATAGTCGCTAATGGAAACAATGAAATGGCTTTGGCCAACGTATAGACTAAACATATTCCCTTAAGGGGGATGGAAAATGCATGTACGCTGTCATGTCTGCAGGAGTTTTTTattaaagatttgtttttaaaagtaaTGACTGGAATCAGACTATCTTcagtaaaaaaattaaagacatGCACCATCTACTGTATTTACGTACAGAGAAAGAACTTTTGCAGTAGGCATTATAATGCCTCCTATCAGTGTTAACCGAATTTCAGATCAATGATTTACCCTAGTATCTATTGCCATCGTATTTTACTGTAACTCCTGCCAAAATGACTGTCATTGTGTGGTCAACATTTAATGTTGATAAACCACGTGCGTTAATTGATCGATTCATTGCAATACTTATCAACCAACAAGATTTTTTTCTCTTACCTGGTTTAACGATGCGAATGAGTTCCTGGAAACAGTCGTCCTTCATGTGACCTTGACTGAACGCCCCGCAGCAAGCGATGGCGTCATAATGACCTGGAATGCATAGAGACATGCGGATTATCGTTAATTTTGCACATGAAGATAATCACTATAAGCTTATTTCTATTAAATCAACAACGCTTTATTATTCTAGCGCAAATGATGTAAATCCCTTATGTGTCATTTGAAAACCATCATGATCCTCAACgcgttttgaaattttgaaaatatatacTAGATAAGGAAAATAtcagattttgttgttgtgtgaACCAAATGTAGACACAATGGTGGAAACATCGttgacaaaaatgaataatcatGTTATGTAGCATAAACAGAAATGACATTATGGCAACCACTAAAAATGCCTTGTTTCTTAAGACtagttcatatttcatttaGCCTTCACACTTACCGTCCTCTATGTCGAGGCGCCGTGGTCCCAGGAAGTCACAGATGTACCTGTGGTACAGGTTCCTGGACTTGGCGATGTCTAACATGCCCTGGCTGCCGTCGATCGCATCCAGGTTGGTATAACCCAACTTGATCAGCTGTAAGACACGAGAAAAGAAGCTGAATTAGAACGATGCAGATACATCCGTGACTCCTGGCCCTCCACTTCACGTCGACAAGCTACatgcaaaaaacaaaacttgGCAGTGTTAAAGCAGTGACGACGTAATGGCGACTTAGAGATATTTGACATTGCCTTACCTCCATCGCACACAGGCCTGTTCCAGCGGCCACATCCAGGACCCGTGCAGCCTTGTTCCCCGACAAGACCTCCGCAAGAGCCTCGGCACACTGGCGGGGACCGTTGTAGTTCAGATCAAGCAGGTCCTACAAATACCACGGGAGAAGATTATATTATCAGAGGGTATAAAGCACCATTAGCAAAACTAATCTACGGTGGCCCACAAGGACAATATTGCTGCAGAAATCTTTTATTTTGGCGACGAAAGTAGCCCTTGTGGGCATGTGTACTAATAATTGTATTCGTTTACCGAAGCGCATTTCTACCATGTTGAGCGTTTTACTAGACTCAGCAAATTCATTATTTCAGTCAATAATTTTAGAAGCGGAGGATTGATATTTTAATTCAATTCAGTTTGGTTTATTGTTTCATCAGTAATTTACATCTAGATCTCAGTAGACTTGATACAAAAAGAGAATGAAAAAAGTTGCATTTTTAAGACTCTATAAACTCCCAACTCCCAAGTAAAGTAAGAAATCTTTACTTAAAGAACACAATAACATGTGCGGTATCATTATGGCTTCAGGGTTTATCTATGTCTAATCTATCATCGGAAAAAGGGTTATCAAAGACACTTGCCGTACCTTGTCGTACTTTTCCGCCCAGTTATCGTAGAACCTGAGGACTTCGTCGCTGCTCATGCCAGGTTTCTGCGACCGGTGGCAAAAGGCATCCGTAGTTTCAATGTCTGCCATTTTTGTATTTCCTGAAAATCTGTGGACGATAAAAGGAGGTCGTTTCTACCGAGACAGTGACAGAACTGGAGTTCTGACGTCTGTCAGCGCTCTGTTGGAACAGGCTCGATCCCCATGGTCCACGGTTACATAAGAGATTAAACAAACGGATCTTAACGTTTACGACCTTTGCTATTTGTCAAATAATCACAATGGTCATACAAAATGAAAAGATCAGCATTTTAGAAGTGTATCACATCAAAATAGTACGAGTGCTATGTCACGAGGACAAAGCGGCCGTGACACGTGTTAGTACAGTCTAATTGCCCTGTGTACATTCAAACATGGACCCTGGATAAATGATTTAAAGGTGCACATGTACAGGTCACTGGGTTAAGTGTCATCATTGCGCATGTCTTTACAAGTGGGTAATTTCAGGTGATACTATGTGGCATGGAATAACACGCAAGTTGCCAAATTTCATTCAGATAACGCTGGCGACGAATAGATatggtctgcatgggggtcccgacaacactTAACAGTAAATTCAGGAGGCCCGACAACGCTTAACTCTAAATCGATTCTCTGAGGCCTTGATAACGCTTGACTATTGAAGGTTTTGCTAGCAAGTTCATTGAATTGTTGCACTGTATTACATGAGTATTCAACAGAACAAGCTAGCTGTGAACATCAACATAACCGAACGCTTTGACTTTTGAACAATCTGTCGTTCGACTATGCGATACGACAATTTCGTTGATAAAATAGCTCGCTACGCCTCAAGGAAAAAGGTATGCAGACCCCCTTAGATATAGCACACGGTGGTGAAAGGTGATGATGTAACAAGGTGACGTAACCGCAAGGCTAAAAAGAGGGTTTGTGTGTAAGCTAAGTCAACAGCTATTGAACGGCTTTGTGGTCAAAGGTTATAGTGCGTAGATGTGGCGTGAGGCCGAAATATAAATCGTCTGATCAGCTTACTAGAGGGTCTGCAAAAACTTTGCTCTGGAATTTTTGGCATTCCTCCAATCTCTCTGTCAAAGACATAacttactgtaaaaggggaaatgtttgccaGGAtctgatttcgcggtagggataAAAGTGATAGTTCTCCTATACTCTTTTATTCGCGATTAAAACATGGGGGTAGGCgaacagaagacaaaacaaaaattctCGTTGTGGTTTTACGTTTACGGTGAAGAGGCCAAtgtgaaaaccgcgaatataatACAATCGCGAATATTTCCAGTTCTACAGTATTTCTATGTACCATTGCCCCATACATTAATGAAAAAGTTGACGCGTCTTTGTAAATCAGTCGGTTGTGAATATTCACTCGACACAAATATCGTTCATTAAGCGCTTATCTCAATTATCAACACGTtgcaaccgagcgatttgacattgagctcaatgaatttcatccaTAAAAAAACGAACATtttaacgctttgtgtgttttgtggtctttAGTCATAGtagtacattttgcatgatattcccattatgaagtcaagggtaacacaaatccaatgtaGTTCGCAGCGAGGTCGTCAATGTGTCGCAGTCCAGTGTGATACACGCTTAACCTTCGCGTAGAATTCTGTAATGAGTTTGATCGACCTTTTGCTAAACCGCGACTGAATTATAATACAGTATAAATGTGAAGATGCAAGACTGTTGGGAGAATGTTGAGCGTACAAATCTTGACAAATCTTTCAAAGCCCTTTCTATTTTCTAGATACTGCAcgtcaaacacggtggaagacgaaacagattttatttcaaactgtcccttctacgatcacgaaagaaacagaaaatcTCTTGATGCCTCTCAAAAGAGGCCcctgaaaagaaaactactctcctcttaacactACAGACAACGTGGGATCCTTCACCCtccactgtctcagaaaaagaGGCCAAACCCGATAAGTAAGAATGTAGCGTCAGCATTTTACAGTATAGTAGACACATGTTTAGATTTTCTACAGTATTTCTATGTCATTTTCATGCTACTTGAAATGAGCCCACGGGcacgaatttgcaataaacttattatcattattttatcATCTTTCAATGATCTCAAAGGTCTTCCTATCATCTCAACGACAAATGAGTTTTGACCACTCGTCGGTTGCCAAGTGGTTTTACGTCCTTTGGAAATTGGGTTTAATTACCAAATACGAACAAACCAACACGAGAATTTGGGCACAGAAAatgctttaatttctttttctacAGACAGTAAAAAAgctgcatacatgtaattactAAAACGAATCAAGCCTGGATAATATAGTATAACTCAGTCACTACCACACATATAGATGCAAGCTACTTACCCGTCTCGCAACTGTCACTTATGCCACCGAAGGTAAGAGGTGCTGGAGGTACACTGCGGAGGGCCTTGTCGTTAGCAGCTGAGAAGCAGAGTGTCGCAATCACATCGTTGGCAGGCTGGCATGGGATTTTGTGCGCTAGTTGAACAAACAGCTAGCACACGTGTATCCCCGTGCTGTCTGAAGCTTCGGTGCAAAGATTactttaacctttagtacactgaagtagccgtttggcatccAATTCTCTATTATCTACAGGGTTAGGTAGCGCGGAGAAGGTTAAATATCACCCATCGTCCCGGAGAAACTACGAACTGTCACTCAACGTTATCATTTCCCTTGGTCTTGTGCTCTTAAAAATTGTTGTAGTTATTTGTTAAAATCCACATCGTTCTCTTTTAGTAACTATCGATCATTTCtggtgtaacgttacttctgtTTTTCCTGTTAAGTGACGACTCTTATTTAAGTTCTTGAGTGCTTCACCAACTCTTTTGTTTGTATGAAACGTTATGTGTTAGATCGTTGAAAAAACGTATTTGAGCTCCTGTGACACAATATCGAAAGCAAGAACGCTAAACGTCTGTGTAAGCATGTCATCTAAAAAGGCCCATGCAACATTGCTGAAATATCGTAGAATAGTTGATTAATTACAAATCCCACCATGTAATTTTCCTATGAAGACTGACTTTGCAAAGGTACGATTCGCTCTTTAAACGGCAGTGAAATGTTACAGATTTTTACTTTAACAGTTTtatagaagaaaaaagaaagaaagatataaTAGTTACTATTCCGATTCTTGAACAAACGCAATCTTTATGATGTCTCAGCGGTATGTCAATTAGTTATGCACCAGGCCGAGCAAATATTACCTCACTATACCGTTAAAGTGGCATGTTTTTGCGTGCTATCGCAAAAAATCTCATTCCAAACCAATAATATCACAGAATCGAAGGTCGGCCGAAGATGTTTGGCTGCAAGGGGAAAGTGTGATGGAAATTTCCACAGTCTGCGAGGGTCCCGAGGGGTTTTACAGAATACCATTACACATACTTTACATCACTCCTCCGTCAGACCCTCCCAACTTGTTTGACTGTCATATTTAATCAAACTATCATTTCTCGACCAGAGTATGTTAGAGCAAAGACCAGGCAAAGTATTCTATTGCAcaaaattatcatcattacaCCCTTTGAGATCCTTTTCTACCCATTAATGCCAGGGTAGGTGAGCATAACCTTTGTTCCACATATCTCGGGACCGGTCAGTAGCGATTGTAGGGGATGCAAAACTATGAAATTATCATAGCTTCTTCAGAAAATATCAAGATATCAAGGACTTTTCACTGTTAAGAAATGAATACGTTACAGTGTGACTTTCAGTGTGACCTTCTTGATGAAAAAGACAAACAGTGACGGGATTTGCCTGAGTTCACCCGGGAC contains these protein-coding regions:
- the LOC136429326 gene encoding methyltransferase-like protein 27 → MADIETTDAFCHRSQKPGMSSDEVLRFYDNWAEKYDKDLLDLNYNGPRQCAEALAEVLSGNKAARVLDVAAGTGLCAMELIKLGYTNLDAIDGSQGMLDIAKSRNLYHRYICDFLGPRRLDIEDGHYDAIACCGAFSQGHMKDDCFQELIRIVKPGGLICIAMREEFLYTVEAYKDKLEPAMMALEDKGSWEQVARDIVPKYYRDKDGVIFIYRVLS